GGCTTGGTTGATTTATGGTAACTCAtgtgttttaatttttcatgaacTTTTCGTAACTTGCTCTGAATTATTTTTCAGTCGTATGTCCACGGCAAACCTTTCTAACGTGCAAtgtaaattttcttcatcGCAGTTTTTGAATCATTTGCTACGCCCAATAGAAGGTCTAATGATTATTTTCTCATCGACAATTTGTTACTTTCCGGTTGTTACTTTGCTTTTAACAAAAGagtattttcttccattttagGTTTCGTTTAAGCTATTATGCGGTGGCTATTGCTATCCGTGTTAATAGCCATCATAGATGCTCAATATTCGGGCTACGCAGATGGCAGCAAGCCAGCTGGTTACAAAACAGGTGAGTTTATTTTATATAGAAGTATCTTCGAGCGCACGGTGATAACGGAGCGAGTTCAAGTTTAGTCACGGTTTCGGACAGGGAAGTCCGTGATTTGAAGAGCACGTGTCATGGCCGTGTCTCCTAGCTTAACACATatggtagagtcaaaacgacataaagcacggtgaGCGGTTGCGatggaagcggtgcggtggaacgcAGCAGTTAGGATCTGGTGATCAGCTACGCTACCGCAggtcattgctgcagttcgcgatgatcccacctcaattccaatCACAATCtgcaccgcatcgcttcgaaaGCAACCGCTTGTgcaactgcacagtgcttcatgtcgttttgacccgaccatatgGTGTCACTTGTatcaagaaatcaaaaatgctGGAAATATAACAAAGCATTCTGTCTTCAGGATCAAACAGCGGCTATAGCAGCGCTAAAATCTCTGGCGATGCTAACCGCTTTAAAGCGCAAGAATCACTTGAAAGTggaggtcagtgtttttttttttcatttccgcAATGCAGCTGATTAGGATGTTATTATGTACATTTcaatgatatttttttcacaagtaGTTTTACTCAAAGTTTCAAATCCGTTCTGGTGACAAACTATCTGCTTCGCTTTGCACAACTTTCGCTTGCATAGGCTAACCCGGAGGCTTAATTACTGAAGGTGGCCCATCAAATTACATCCTACCCCTACATGCGCCAAGATTTAAAAGATGTTGGTTTGTATAAACGTATCATTGATGGAAATACCAGAGAGCTTCATGATTTTCTGAACGCTTTAATTTAAATTGTATACATATTTTTTGCTTATGATCTCGTGCTTTCTCTGTAGGACCATgtgattttctgttttgtttacaTAATTGTTTCTTTATCAATATCAGTTACACAGAACAGCCTACTGCACCGAGTGATCAGGATGGTCCACCAGAATACGTTCGTCCACCGAACGCACCAGCACTTAGTGAAGGTTAGAAATTGTTTCTGTTTGCACCTTCTTTAACTAAGGTAACATTACTACTAGTCATTAATGGAGAAACGGCACTGTTACAGAAGGTGCGCTCTCCGGATACAGTCAAGAAGGAACAAAATCACGACCTGAAGTGACCCGCGAAGAAGAAGCCATGGAATTTGAAAGCTCTGCTGTCGAAGCCGTTGGCGTTCGCTACAAAGTTGATTCCGCTACTTCCCAAGTGACGAAGGAGATAGCATATGCGAAAAAGCCACCATTCCAGCCACCGAGAGCACAGGTAAGAATTATTCTGGAGAAATGATTTGACCTTTTTATGAGATGTGTATAATAGTGCTTAGGCTTTTCGAAGGCAAATCCTAGAATCCAATTTTACTTCCAAGCATAATTGCTATCTGAAGACATGAATTTTACATTCCAATACGTGGTCTCTCCGTAGTGCTCTTTCTCTCTACATTAATCTCtttcggtgtttttttttctgtaacgtTATTTATCTGTCCGTGAAAGACAGAACAGTACGAAGGTAGCTGGGGATCCTGGGATCAGGATCTCTCCAAGAGTAGATGGAGTATGGAGTGAATTTCCTGGTTATGAGTATGATCACGTTCAATGCCCtataattttcaagaaaaaaaaggtgtgaaAAACGCCTTCTCTGCACCGTAACttataggcatcaccccacaaaggTGGGGTGATGCTCACTAAGGTATGAGGTGGtacgatttcaggtggagtatttgtatacgagatcgttgattagatttgattgattgatgatttgatttgattggaTTCATTTTCTCTCGTTTATCCCTTTTGTTAACGTGCACGGGTTTTGTTTCGTTAATGTATAATAGGGttaaaactacatgaagcacggtgcaattgcgtacgcgacttctctcgagggggtgcggtggagcgtagacCGTGGATCGAATGCGGACCCATTCTAGCACTGCTCATCGTTGTATTTCGTAATGGTCGCACGTCGATGTGAGTCGAACTCCACTGCGCCGATTCGCgtgcagctgcttacgcaactgcaccgtgatcatgtcgttttgactataTGCTCGCGGAACCCCAACGCGTTTGCTGTCCCTCAACAGTCCTGTCTAATGGCTGTTTGAAACCCTGATAAAGGTTGAAGGCGTGCATTTAATTCGTTTCGCATTTCAGCAGCAGGCATTTAattcgattaaaggcatcactccgcgaatctgaggtgctacggatttcaggtggagtattcgtatacgggatgggagactatggagaggggagtgattccgtccatttcttcctaattgccgtaaaaaacggcccggaagatacggcttcaggcgttccggcgcgctattttctacaacgagttcgattggagcgccagccgtgtgcacacgccgcgtcttccggactgctttttacgccaattagcaagaaatggacgaaatcacccaactctccataatctacgatcccgtatacaaatactccacctgaaatccgtaccaccgggatggggtgatgcctttaacggtcCAAATATGAAGGGGTATTTTCGTCAactgttcaaaagtgaaggggtcggaGCCGCTGCTCCGACTATCAAACGTATGGTGACATTATAGTAGAATGGGAAAATTTTGATCCTGAAGTTACTGTATAACTCCCGGACTACCTCTGTATTGAGTAGGGACACATTGGCTGCGCAAGGCCTCCATAACCGCTTTCCTCTGGGTTGAGTCAAAGGCCTTAAGTCGACAAAGATGAGTCAGTAACATCTTGTACGCTCGTGATATCTCtgtgagtttcgaaacagtgtgactgtggtcaatcgtactgaatTCCTTTCGGAACCCTCCTTGCTCGCATGGCCGTCCTTTATCTtatctttctatcctgtttagaATTACTCCTGTGAAGaacttgtagatgacagacagtaagcagattgggggACAGTTGAAAATGTCATGTgggtttccttttttatacaacagcacGGAACACGCTACTTTCTCATTGCCTAGGAAGATTATATTCCGACGGGCGAACGGAGGTGACGGGTCAAAAGCATTGCCAGCGTGTTGATCAAGAATGACGGTAGACTTCGGAAGGGAGGACCTCTAggatgacatgtccatcttccctcagacgAGACGAGTGGACGTGGCTGttgaagagatctgagtagaagtcgttGATGACTTCCTTTATCCCTTTCTggatgctgtagttgttctGTCTGTGTTTGGGAGagcggtgatttttttcttacgattggcgaagtctcgacgggcttAGCGAATGCTCTTGGCACCctttgctgcttcagccaAAACTGTTTCTCTCCTGGAGTTCTTTTTTGGCTTCTCTGCATCGCTTTGCgcgctcggacgtgagttgtTGCCTGCGGCTGGTGCTGCTCCTTAATGGCGTATAAGATCAAGGGCTTTTGGAGGCAGTCATCCCTTTGTGACTTTAAAAATCTGCGCTCTCCTCGTGCAGTCATGAAGACGTTCTAGGAGCCGATCATATTCGTCTTCGATGGTGGTCCTGGGACTCCACCTTGCTTTCTGACGACAAAGGTCGTCGTGATCCTGTTAGTATTATTTATAGTCTAAATCTTTTAGGCTGCAGATTTGCTTCATGAATAATTAGAATTCTTTAACAGGTGTTTAGTGCTGATAGGAATAATCGCTTAGCAGGAAACAGGTACAACgttttttaaaagcagcagATGGATTCCTTCTTGTATATAGTAGATGCGAGTAGTGCAAATCTGTAAGATGGTTACCTTCACGGCCTCTATCTTTTTTGCCTCTAGTCTTGTTCGTCTGAAGTGCGCGTACTTTTTGTCTGATTGATTTCCTTTGCACTCGTATATTATTCACATGGTGTTCATCGGTTATTCTCTCTTagttgagtttttctttttgtatcaCTTATGATAATCCTCGCTTAATCGCTCATTCGATATTATGTAATTTATTCCTGaccttaaaggcgtcaccccacgaatctggggtggtgtgaGTTTCATGTGAGTTAatcctatacggagtcgtagattatggagagtagggtgattccgtctatttcttactaattgcactaaaaagcggcccggaagacacgacttcgagcgttccggcgcgatattttctacaacgagttcgattggagcgcgccagccttgtgcatgcgtcgcatcttcccgaccgttttttacggcagttaggaagaaatggacggaaccaacCACTTCTCCATAACGTACTACTCCGTATagaaactctccacctgaaattcgcaccaccccaaattcgtggggtgacgcctttaagctATAGCTTTAACTTTCTTTGTCCAGCATTTCTGTAATAATTTAGCTAGTACATAAATGGTTAATTATCCAACTTTGGGTTCTCTTTATGTTGGTCAAACCACGTGACAACCAGTTTTGATTTCGGCGAGCAACCTAACGCGTAGAAGAGATTCCCGTCGAGAGAGAGTGTCTCACTCGATGATCGTTCTGGGACTCCGCTTTGTGAACTTCGATTGAAAGGAAAACTGCTTCGAAAGAGGCGACGGTATAATCCTGGATAGAATTCTGGCACACCAGCGACATCCGTAGGGCAGAACCTTTTGCTGACGATGATGTGCTCAATTACATTATGCTCCCTTCCACTCGGATGTGTCTCACCTCCAgcatagagaggagggcttctggaattgcgagtttccaTGGGTGGTCTTAGtgtcatgataaactcgggAAACCCCTCccctgctcattccattgtaggccgtgagTCCTGATATGAAGTTCCACACCAGTTCTTCTGGGGCCAAGTTTTGTGTTGAAATCACCAAGAAATCCCTTGAAGAAAGTAGCAAAGATCTTGTAGAATGTAACAACTTTTCCTTAGAACTTTTCTGGGTCCTTATTGAAAGCTTCGACTCCTTCGCagtttgatgttggagcgtaagcgacgaagattgtcaaagctgaCGTTGAACCCCATCTTCAGCTTTTCACGCACTGTAGAGTGGGATTAGCGTCTTTTACGGACGACGATTCCTTATAGCTAATCGCGTCATCCCGATACAACACGTATTACGCCGACTGTGCTTGAATGGTTTTATTGCGTGTATTACCTTTGAATTAAAAGTGGGCAGTGACTAGATCTGGTATTGAGTTCACGTTGCTCATTGAGACAGATCAAAATCATTTGAGATTGTTGAAAATAACATTGATTTGAATCATTGAGATTTCTGATTCCGTACGAATTTCTGCGACATTTCAGACTATTATTGCTAATCATCCTTGTCAAGTTAACTATCCCCATTAGGCTTTTCTTTTCGTAGATTCCACCTGTGGTAGGAAAGTCGTCAGTCAACTATCCTGCTTCACCTCTCAACTCATCAAAAGGAGTTCTCAGTGAAGtatgttttttaaagttactGGACCTTTTCCTTGCTGGACATTTTATGCATAGTGAGAGGAAGTTCATTCCAACCAAGCCAGCCTGAACATCAGAAAACACTTTAGCGAGAACCTGAGCAAGCGAAAGATGCACCACCATCTCTTCCTGATATTCCTTCTCCCGCTTATCCGACACCAAACACGAAGGAATTTCTGGGGGCGGCAGAGGCTAGTTAACTGTCCGATTCGTGATTTTAATCTTAGATgtgcaaatttaatttttttcaattttttgcaattttaagAGTCCAGCTAATGCTCCAGTACCATCTTCTGCTGTTACTGTGACTGGTTCAGACTCCCCTGAAACATCTAATAAGCGTCCTTCCTCAGAAGCAGAGATTAGAACTTATTATAATGATAGCATTTTGGGCACAAAGTTGCATCTTCTGTCTTAAAGAGCAATGTGAAGGCATATTGGGTCTCAAATAAGGATTTTAGATAGGTTCTATGGTACAACGGATGCTGCCAGTGCCACCAGGAGGAGACGAAGAACCTTATGGATCTACTCATGGATCACCTTCCCacttaaacaaaaacaaaggagGTGACGGTTTTGAAATTCTGACCTTCGAGGGTAAATCGAATTTCTTGTAGACTACAAAGGTCCCTAATTTGTGGATGATTTTAACACAATAGCGAAAGTTTCAGGTGAATCATCGGAAGACAGTGGTGCGCCATCCTATCCTACGTTGAACAAACCAATTCACTCCCCATCTTCGTCATACGCAGATAgagtatgcttttttttattaatatttgatGCTTGATCAACGTGTAGTTATACAGTTAACGTATAGCTGTGGTTTAGGaggatattaaaaaaatacaagaagtGACTTCTAACAAAATTATCTTTGCGCAGACAATCCTTTCTTTATCCAATACTTTCGTATTATACTGACGTTCTTCTGTTGTTAGCCCTAACTTCGCTATCTATTGATGCGCTGTTTAAGGTCGCTTCAAATATTTCCACCACAGCGCACCCATTTGGAGCTTATCAACACCCATCAGGTAAACGGCAGTTCACCGTTCTTTTTAGAACATTTAATGAATTCGTATTCCAGGGAAACTGTTCCCAAATGTTACGTTACCAACTACTCCAACCGCGATAGTTGAAAATCAACCATCCGAACTCTCCAACTATCCTGATAAAAAGGTGAAACTCACACAATTCAACTCACTTCCGGGCGCGCCTAACGGCTATGGTGAATCCGAGCCTATTAAGAAATCCAGCACGAAGGAAGGTGGTAATTCTCGTAATTCTGGACCGTCCGCGTTGGAACCTGAGGAGGCGTCCGGTGAGACAATTGCAATCCCAGCTCAGTACGGGGGAAGCTTAGAAGGATCAGCTGAGGAACCAAAAAGCGCAGGGATAGTAGACTTATCTGGTCCAATGCCTCTTGACGAAAACGATCGATACGTAACTGCTCCGGAAGAAGGTTCTGTTGGGTTGGATAGAGAATCAGCGAGAGTGGAATCTGGAATCTCTAGAGGAGGCATCAACTCAGAAGCAGCTGGTAAGGAAGCCGGTGGTCAATCTACACAGGCAGCTAGTACGGACTTAGTAAGAGGAAGTCAGAGTTCGACAGAAGACAACAAAACAAGCCTATCAGAAGGCGATACAAGCACAGGGGAATTCCATTCCACGGGTGATGAGCGAATGAGCACCGGAAACGAACTGTATGCAAGTAAAGGAGTGGGAGAAGATAGGAAATACCCTAAAGGAACGGATTCTACAAATTCGGAAAGTGAAGTCAATGAAGGAGATAACGGAACAAGTCCCGGAAAGAGTGAAGGGAATGGGAATGAGCAAGAAATTGGCGGCGAAGGTAGCAGAGGAGCAGAAAGACCATCTGAGTCAAAGGGTGAGGAAGAAGCAGGCGATAATTATAACCGAGGTGATGGAGTCGAAGAAGATCAGAAGTATTCTCAGAACGCTGTAGAAGTTGTTGGGAAggaaattaacgaaaaaagCAATGTAAAGGAACATTCCAAACCATCAGCAGGCGTCGGAGATCGTAGCAACTACGATTACGGAAAATCCAAAGGTGACGAAGAAGCAACTTCAATTTCTGATGCTTCTGAAGCTGGAGAAGAAAGTGGGAAAGAAACTGCGCAAGGAGGAGACGATAGGGTGCAGAGTTCTGCTACCAAAGAAGGACAAAATGAAGCAAATCCGAAATACGTGCAAGGAAAAACTGGAGAATTAGATCGAGAAAATCCTTCCGGCAACGAAAATAGTCCTCATGCGGGGGCTGGTGGCGAACCTTCTTCAAATGTAGGGCATAATGGTAGTCCTGAAGAAGTTGGTTATCAAACGCGAAACGAGAATGAAGGCGAAGGCCACAGAAAGACCGATTCACAATATGCAAGCGACAAAGATAAGGAAGGTAGGAGGTGTCTTagttattctcttttttaatttctcaagGACAACCTAGCGGTGAAAAGTagtatacttttttttcctcaggaaATACATCAGCTACCAACGGTACAACTGGTCCAATTGTGAAGGTATGTGattttatatttgaaatgTTGATATCATCCATCGCACTGGCAGAATCTATGCTTTGAGAGGGATGCACACTTGCCTTTTAGCCTGTATTGTCGAATCTTATTCCTCATTCATATCACTTCTTTAATGATGTTATGGAAATGGATATTTGGGAACCTTTATAACTCATATGCTTTCAAGTCACATCGTTTTAATTGGTGAATCTACTTCTTATCGTATTTCCCCAAATATCCAGAATTGTCTATGCATTGGGTTATGGGGCCCGTGCTTGCTTATGTTCTTATATAAGGTCTCATCCGGTTGTCTGTTGTTCtgtcttttattcttttttcaaattttagatCGATAATGCTGCAAACGACAAGAACATTGTGATTGCTTACATTCCGAATGCTTCATATAAACGTCCTAGCATCGCCAAAAAACGTAAGTTTTGTTAGGATTCCTTGCAAGTAGTTTTGAGATTGCTACCAGCGGACCTCTTGTGTTTACATTTTTGatatgtagattttttttatcaatgtGCGTAAGTTTTTCTCTCGCTCATCTGCGATGATTGACAAAATCAAGTAGGACGAAATGTTAGCTGTTTCTTTAAGGCGCAAAATGTAATTTGATTAGGTTTGGGGAACGTGACACGATAATCTTGGGAGAAACAAATAGGAGTGTTCAATATGGCATtaataattccaaaatttttataGGTCtgcttttatgttttttgaaaCTAGTTGTTTCGtttgaaaatggtttttaCCTGCTTCTGTAACATCGTTTCGGTTGCCTCACAGACACAGCTACACGCTTACACCGCGCCTGTCCGGCACTAAGCATTAGAGATTTGTGGAATGCACCGCACCACATTGTGACACCTTGGTTTGGTTTTCTTAGGTTACTTTGCTGGACAAGACAATGCACACAAATTACTTAATTCACAGCACCGTTATCACCTTTCAGGTCGCTATAAGAAGAAGAACCGGCACGGACAAATCAAATCGAAGTCATCGGCTTATTCGCAGAGCTCGCTAACATCTTCACGCAAACGTGATCTTGAACTTCCTAACATAGACCCTTTAGCTGATGACATCTTGGGAGCGTTGAAAAAGACAAATACCTCTTCGGGTTTTTCTACAGAGCATGCCGATCCATCGGACGAGTCCAGCCAGAAGTCAACCACAAAGAATGCAGATCTCGAAGAAACGGTTTCAAGCACGCCACCCTTGAGTTCATTTCGCACTAACCCCAAAATGCACCACCACGGAATCTCAAAAACAcgtgaactgaaaaaaaggctTCACGCAGTGgatgttgtggaaaataaaaagaattcgaGACTATTTGAGCGTCTCAAACCTCAACAGAAGCGCTCATTCTCTGATTTACCACAGCCAGTGAGCACCAGAAAGTTGCACAAgcgtttgaaaaaatggaaaaatgctaAAGCAGTCAATCATACAGACTTAATGCACCCTAGTAACTTCACTGATCACAGAAGTCCTTTAGATTTCCCGAGGCCAAAGAAAATTGTCAATCCTTTGAATTTCCCCCTCCCAAGGAAGCTTTCTGCTCTTTCCAATTTTCCTACACCTCAGAAACTATCTACTACGGAAAACTCACATGGTTTTTCCAATCCAGAAATACCTTCAAAAGATAAAGACTCTTCAAAGTTTACAAGACGAAAAGGTATTTCAACAAGCAGGTCGTTGAATTTCTCCAAGCCAATGAAGTCAGTAAACAGGCAGTTTCCTCTTAATTTCCCCAATCCAGAAAACGTCACTTTGGAACCTCTTGTTGTTTCAAGGTCAAATGGACACACTTATAAACACAATTCTGTAGGATTTCCTAGGCCGGGGACAGTCAATACGAAGGAATTTCCGTTAGAATTCCCAGAACCGGGCATAACTTCGCCTACAGAACTTCAGAACGAATCTGTTGACGAGTCTTCTAGTGATGCTCCCTCTTCCAATGTCCCTAATTCGGATGGCCTCCCTTACAGACACACGTCTGCTGGATTCCCTAGACCAGGAACGGTCAACGTGAAGGAATCTCCGCTAGATTTTCCAGAGCCCAACACAGCTTCACCTATAGATCTTGAGGACGAATCAAATGATGAACTTGTAAATGACGTTGCCTCCTCCAGCATCCCGAAACCGGATGGACTTTCTTATAGGCATACTTCTGCAGGATTTCCTAGACCGGAAACAGTTAACACGAAAGAATCTCCGCTTGATTTTCCGCAGCCTAGCACAGCTTCAGATAAAGATCTTCAGGAAGAACCAAATGATGAACCTCCTAATAACGTTGCCCCCTCCAGCATCCCGAAACCGGATGGACTTCCTCATAGGCATACTTCTGCAGGATTTCCTAGACCGGAAACAATTAACACGAAGGAATCTCCGCTTGGTTTCCCGGAGCCCAGCACAGTTTCAGCTAAAGATCTTCAAAGCGAATCTGTTGATGAACTCTCTAATAACGTTGCCTCTTCCAATATTCCTAAGCCCACCGATTTGACCATACGAACTCACTCTTCGGAATTTTCCAAATTACAAAAACTAGTGAAAAAACTCCCCATCTCCATTTTTCCCAGACCAAGAAATGTCACTTCAAATTCATTACTTTTGAGTTCCTTAAAACCAGGTAAATTAACAACTCGCTGGATTAGCTTTTCTAAACCTCAAGAATTGTTAGCAACCAAGAATTCGAGCAATAATCCTACAATCAGTCTCTCTTCTGACGATCCCAAAAAGTCGAGAGGAACTGTCACTGGCTTGAACACTATCTCTGACTTGCCCGTGATCCCAAAGCCAGTTTTCCTAAACTTTCCGCTTCCAGAATCTCTAAACCTTAAAATTAGCGCCATGAAAGTTCGCagtcataaaaagaaaagtcatcGAAAGCACAACAGGTCAAAAATgcaaatcagagaaaaaagtgaagaggagcTTAGTTCTGGTGAGAATTCAACCCATAAGAGGTCTCCttggaaaattaaaatgattgCGAAGAGTCTGCTGAAGCCACCGATCAAAGAGCCATTCACCAATGTGTCGTTGATCGAGCACGAACAACTCCCAATAGTCAATACATCTTTCCCAGATATTCTAGCTGAGTCTTCAATCGCCGCAACATTGGCTGAATCCATAGACGGACCGGCGTCTTCGAAATCTGAATCGACTAACGAAATTGAAGCGCCCTCTGTTGAAACAACGACTATGTGGGCATATGTGACTGCCCCTGGTGAGCGAACAGCTGCTCCAGAAATCTTAGCAGCACAGGCGGCTGAGGACAGCTCAGTCACTTTCGTGGACAAACCGATTGTCGCAGAAAAATTGCCACATGAAGAAACTTCGCTGGAGTCAGATGATTCACCAGAGCAACAAGAAAAGTCAGTGGACGAAGGAGTGCTGTCAACTACTGAACACTACGCTATAGCACCGGAGGAATACCAACCGCATGACAGTGAGTTCATTCTcgcattttcttcttatttgttttattttgtaggATAGCTTCAGTCTTCTACGTTATGAGTTTCTTAGAAAAACAAAGTGGTACTAAGTAAACTTACCGGCTCAATTAGAGCTGTGCAACGTTTGAGTTTGAGCATGATTTTAGCATTTTAGCACGAATTAACACAAAAGTTAGGGGGAGGAAGATTTGTAAAGGTAAGAAATGTTGATGGCGCATTTGGTcatattttggtttttcgcAGCCTTTTGGTTACATTGCTTCACCACTCGTTATGTTTTCTCCTTTAAAACGTcttcctttttgaaataagTTCTGTTTTTTAGCAGCTTATGATTTTCCTCAGGTCTAGGTACGTGTTGTAGAtgggtcaaaaagacatggaGCTCGGTGCATTTGTGTAAGCGACTGGGCGGCGTGGTGGGGTTAGCGATTGGAATCTAAGGGCAACCCTCGTGTTCTGCTCCGATGTATGGCGTACAAGAAGTTTATTGGCTACTAGGTCATGGGCTACGGAAGCAATGAATGCAATGAAAGCGGAAGCAAGCAGAATTCAACAAGAGGCTTGTGTAGGAACCAGTATTGATATACTTTCTATACACGGCACGATATCTCGCTGGTCGCGCATCTAATTCAGTGATAGAGAATTTGATCTTACATGTTAAAGTGCAATGAATAACTAGTATTGACCTACAGGCATGAATGCTGTCAACgttgtgatgttttttttgcaaatggaAGGTGTAAGTATTTTTTGATGATCGCCttgaataattaaaatttgttgGAGATGTGAGAGTAAAAACGGAGGTCACATTCAGATGGTTTGGTCCTATTTCGGTGATtatatgagttttgaaactcatagaagtagTTTCAAAACTcgtagaagtatcgcgagagtacatgatgccgctgtgtctcactttcatcgatttgaagaaagcctttgatACAGTAGAGaccgaagcggtcatggaggccttggaGAACAAAGGCGTCCCTACTAcatacataaagatacttcgCAAGTTGTGTAGCAGCTTTACGACCAAAATTTTCCCATTCTATAATGATGCcataatcgacgtgaagagaggagTTCGTCAGgat
This is a stretch of genomic DNA from Necator americanus strain Aroian chromosome II, whole genome shotgun sequence. It encodes these proteins:
- a CDS encoding hypothetical protein (NECATOR_CHRII.G5144.T5), which produces MRWLLLSVLIAIIDAQYSGYADGSKPAGYKTGSNSGYSSAKISGDANRFKAQESLESGEQPTAPSDQDGPPEYVRPPNAPALSEEGALSGYSQEGTKSRPEVTREEEAMEFESSAVEAVGVRYKVDSATSQVTKEIAYAKKPPFQPPRAQIPPVVGKSSVNYPASPLNSSKGVLSEREPEQAKDAPPSLPDIPSPAYPTPNTKEFLGAAEIGSMVQRMLPVPPGGDEEPYGSTHGSPSHLNKNKGGESSEDSGAPSYPTLNKPIHSPSSSYADRVASNISTTAHPFGAYQHPSGKLFPNVTLPTTPTAIVENQPSELSNYPDKKVKLTQFNSLPGAPNGYGESEPIKKSSTKEGGNSRNSGPSALEPEEASGETIAIPAQYGGSLEGSAEEPKSAGIVDLSGPMPLDENDRYVTAPEEGSVGLDRESARVESGISRGGINSEAAGKEAGGQSTQAASTDLVRGSQSSTEDNKTSLSEGDTSTGEFHSTGDERMSTGNELYASKGVGEDRKYPKGTDSTNSESEVNEGDNGTSPGKSEGNGNEQEIGGEGSRGAERPSESKGEEEAGDNYNRGDGVEEDQKYSQNAVEVVGKEINEKSNVKEHSKPSAGVGDRSNYDYGKSKGDEEATSISDASEAGEESGKETAQGGDDRVQSSATKEGQNEANPKYVQGKTGELDRENPSGNENSPHAGAGGEPSSNVGHNGSPEEVGYQTRNENEGEGHRKTDSQYASDKDKEGNTSATNGTTGPIVKIDNAANDKNIVIAYIPNASYKRPSIAKKRRYKKKNRHGQIKSKSSAYSQSSLTSSRKRDLELPNIDPLADDILGALKKTNTSSGFSTEHADPSDESSQKSTTKNADLEETVSSTPPLSSFRTNPKMHHHGISKTRELKKRLHAVDVVENKKNSRLFERLKPQQKRSFSDLPQPVSTRKLHKRLKKWKNAKAVNHTDLMHPSNFTDHRSPLDFPRPKKIVNPLNFPLPRKLSALSNFPTPQKLSTTENSHGFSNPEIPSKDKDSSKFTRRKGISTSRSLNFSKPMKSVNRQFPLNFPNPENVTLEPLVVSRSNGHTYKHNSVGFPRPGTVNTKEFPLEFPEPGITSPTELQNESVDESSSDAPSSNVPNSDGLPYRHTSAGFPRPGTVNVKESPLDFPEPNTASPIDLEDESNDELVNDVASSSIPKPDGLSYRHTSAGFPRPETVNTKESPLDFPQPSTASDKDLQEEPNDEPPNNVAPSSIPKPDGLPHRHTSAGFPRPETINTKESPLGFPEPSTVSAKDLQSESVDELSNNVASSNIPKPTDLTIRTHSSEFSKLQKLVKKLPISIFPRPRNVTSNSLLLSSLKPGKLTTRWISFSKPQELLATKNSSNNPTISLSSDDPKKSRGTVTGLNTISDLPVIPKPVFLNFPLPESLNLKISAMKVRSHKKKSHRKHNRSKMQIREKSEEELSSGENSTHKRSPWKIKMIAKSLLKPPIKEPFTNVSLIEHEQLPIVNTSFPDILAESSIAATLAESIDGPASSKSESTNEIEAPSVETTTMWAYVTAPGERTAAPEILAAQAAEDSSVTFVDKPIVAEKLPHEETSLESDDSPEQQEKSVDEGVLSTTEHYAIAPEEYQPHDSVQPDFIVISADPDTIFQVEATDYTNDEPVAEYSPDLPHTEEEKRNSSDISSEEDDGKRSDLPVSSFKESIVSGKKLIKKVTSQTGKTTSLPQSATTSSTEKRWTPYKMNCATEYDDKGELCKEWAAGGLLDSHEFVVVFEPDPREQGDPSAFYRHYGRPIVKGVSISNVNHVVHKMKHSALERFQRRDAEAASQPNDYHASKTSTAKTTPFPRTLSQQPPVAFPYPFLSPWYQPPYPGFQTGYGYPPPFNPYSVGYPPRHPNYEPRSRRNRPEKMKSTGEDLEAEGSGIPKSDGSETTEEEATSESSSRKTIDLSTLGTSKEEAKNANEANGSERETRGAEKKEGKTTLNSKPAEEKMNRDSIPVPEEVVIVPGSLKSVTVNIRKTSEMKKKEKNLTSKGGENDVDFEKHKKEGENGSLEVVDGVVKVLKPVDGETGEDSDDKENERNYMKKRGSIEDSKESNPKKNRRGAKKVKNKSKRGKNGKDSRSDENDDEDEEEDGEEESTRKRSESRNREAKKRKGGRRKGRYDYEESDEDEEDEEEFDDGDDDEVKEEEEETDEENSDENGDMIVKGNACSSSDPPITNYPSSNPRSPYSPETETPIQWSTIIPPNSQMDNYSESDPKKCSNTGNSYKGDKEDEGEEGKEENDDDIYRREEGKRRKKIRERKRKRGWRGMRREKKRRKSKKRAKDNLKRSRSRTSIATVKAICTSEADEHPAKCTAWKNAGYCETNQATRFLWCRKTCSCGILDTQEL